A genomic region of Streptomyces rimosus contains the following coding sequences:
- a CDS encoding nucleotidyltransferase domain-containing protein, with translation MHPSVKAVAHDFLSHADRLCPGLVEGLYLTGSVALGDFRPGRSDIDYVAVSGRRPSEADVAALERAHAATRARHRRPYFDGVHVTWSDLAGSSADCAGAARTHMGRFRAGGGFEVNPVTWSVLAKHAVPVRGPAPGEFDVAVDAAALRDWTRENLDTYWCGWQQAHGKPLSVRGVWALGGRAIAWGVLGVTRLHYTLATGEITSKGGAGHYALRTFGADRHPVIHEALRLHGSAARPATPHAAAARLRNPFVRRRAALDYMAMVIDAAPAGR, from the coding sequence GTGCACCCATCGGTGAAAGCCGTCGCGCACGACTTCCTCTCCCACGCGGACCGGCTGTGTCCCGGCCTGGTCGAAGGGCTGTATCTGACGGGGTCGGTCGCGCTGGGGGATTTCCGGCCGGGGCGCAGCGACATCGATTACGTGGCGGTCTCCGGGCGCCGCCCCTCGGAGGCGGACGTGGCGGCTCTGGAGCGGGCCCATGCCGCGACGCGCGCCCGGCACCGTCGCCCGTACTTCGACGGAGTCCACGTCACCTGGAGCGATCTCGCGGGCAGTTCCGCCGACTGCGCCGGGGCTGCGCGCACGCATATGGGCCGGTTCCGCGCGGGCGGCGGTTTCGAGGTCAATCCGGTGACGTGGTCGGTGCTCGCGAAGCACGCCGTGCCGGTACGCGGCCCCGCTCCGGGAGAGTTCGACGTGGCCGTGGACGCGGCCGCCCTGCGCGACTGGACGCGGGAAAACCTCGACACCTACTGGTGCGGCTGGCAGCAAGCGCACGGCAAACCGCTGTCGGTCAGGGGCGTGTGGGCGCTCGGTGGCCGGGCCATCGCCTGGGGCGTGCTCGGTGTCACCCGGCTCCACTACACACTGGCCACCGGGGAGATCACGTCCAAGGGCGGTGCGGGCCACTACGCCTTGCGGACGTTCGGCGCCGACCGGCATCCCGTGATCCACGAGGCGTTGCGCCTCCATGGTTCCGCCGCCCGTCCCGCGACTCCCCACGCCGCCGCTGCCCGCCTGCGCAACCCGTTCGTCCGCCGCAGGGCCGCCCTGGACTACATGGCCATGGTGATCGACGCAGCGCCGGCGGGCCGTTGA
- a CDS encoding selenium-binding protein SBP56-related protein, which yields MTTSDHVGQPPLTDPTGHAHRTDQANPSGHTDPTLYRTPADAIAAPPEKLAYLVGFDRSAQRPDALITVDTDPESSSYGRVLHMADVPGLGDELHHFGWNACSSALAHEGHHQPERRYLLTPGLRSSRLHVFDTHPDPARPRLVKVIEPAELADKAGYSRPHTLHCGPGGVLLSCLGGAHGNDGPGGVALLDHETFDVLRAWETDRGPQRLAYDVWWHLQHNIAVTSEWGTPSMVENGVDPELLLGRSYGHALHFWELDSGRHLQRLDLGDEHQMVLELRPAHDPAATWGFAGVVVSVADLSASVWRWQREDDGRFTARKVITIPAEPAKEDELPPALKPFGAVPPLVTDINLSVDDRWLYVSAWGTGELHQYDVSDPAHPRRTASVRLGGITARQPHPAAPGLPLTGGPQMVELSRDGRRVYLTNSLYGAWDDQFYPDGIHPWLAKLDADTENGGLTPDLRFFPHGEDFRGLRVHQTRLQGGDASSDSYCYR from the coding sequence ATGACCACTTCTGATCACGTCGGCCAGCCCCCTCTCACCGACCCCACCGGCCACGCCCACCGAACCGATCAGGCCAACCCTTCCGGCCACACCGACCCGACCCTCTACCGGACCCCCGCCGACGCCATCGCCGCTCCCCCGGAAAAGCTCGCCTACCTTGTCGGCTTCGACCGCTCCGCACAGCGCCCGGACGCGCTGATCACCGTGGACACGGACCCGGAATCGAGTTCCTACGGACGGGTGCTGCACATGGCCGACGTGCCCGGACTGGGCGACGAACTGCACCACTTCGGCTGGAACGCCTGCTCCAGCGCCCTTGCCCATGAGGGCCACCACCAGCCCGAACGGCGGTACTTACTGACGCCGGGACTCCGCTCCTCCCGGCTGCACGTCTTCGACACCCACCCGGACCCGGCCCGCCCCCGCCTGGTGAAGGTGATCGAACCCGCCGAACTGGCCGACAAAGCAGGCTACTCACGGCCGCACACCCTCCACTGCGGCCCCGGCGGCGTCCTGCTGTCCTGCCTCGGCGGCGCGCACGGCAACGACGGGCCGGGCGGCGTGGCGCTCCTCGACCACGAGACCTTCGACGTACTGCGCGCCTGGGAGACGGACCGCGGCCCGCAGCGCCTGGCCTACGACGTCTGGTGGCACCTCCAGCACAACATCGCCGTGACCAGCGAATGGGGCACACCGTCGATGGTCGAGAACGGCGTGGACCCGGAGTTGCTGCTCGGCCGCTCGTACGGGCACGCGCTGCACTTCTGGGAGCTGGATTCCGGCCGCCACCTGCAACGCCTCGACCTGGGCGACGAGCACCAAATGGTCCTGGAACTGCGGCCTGCTCACGACCCGGCCGCGACCTGGGGCTTCGCGGGTGTCGTGGTGAGCGTGGCGGACCTGTCGGCCTCGGTGTGGCGGTGGCAGCGCGAGGACGACGGGCGGTTCACGGCCCGCAAGGTGATCACGATTCCCGCGGAGCCCGCCAAGGAGGACGAACTGCCGCCGGCGCTCAAGCCGTTCGGCGCGGTGCCGCCGCTGGTCACCGACATCAATCTGTCGGTGGACGACCGCTGGCTGTACGTCTCGGCGTGGGGCACCGGCGAACTCCACCAGTACGACGTGAGCGACCCGGCCCACCCCCGTAGGACCGCGTCCGTACGGCTCGGCGGCATCACCGCCCGGCAGCCGCACCCGGCGGCGCCCGGCCTGCCGCTCACCGGCGGCCCGCAAATGGTCGAACTCAGCCGCGACGGACGCCGGGTGTACCTCACCAATTCCTTGTACGGCGCGTGGGACGACCAGTTCTACCCCGACGGCATCCACCCCTGGCTCGCCAAACTCGACGCCGACACCGAGAACGGCGGCCTCACCCCCGACCTGCGTTTCTTCCCGCACGGCGAGGACTTCCGCGGACTGCGCGTCCACCAGACGCGTTTGCAGGGCGGCGATGCGTCGTCCGATTCGTACTGCTATCGCTGA
- a CDS encoding AMIN-like domain-containing (lipo)protein — MRRLGTAVTAVVLAGAAVSATAVTATAASATGAAPAAACDTAGWGSALKSADADAHKPLTAIRTGQHDCFDRMVFEVPTAGGKPVGYRIGYVKELHQDGSGDLIKVGGGAILEIRVAAPSYDPGTGRTTYPGKAGKPLPGVNIAGYRSFKDTRFAASFEGDTQIGLGVAKRLPFRVTQQNNQLVVDVAHS, encoded by the coding sequence ATGCGACGATTGGGCACTGCGGTGACCGCGGTCGTGCTGGCAGGCGCGGCGGTGTCGGCGACGGCGGTCACGGCGACGGCGGCGTCCGCGACGGGGGCCGCACCGGCGGCCGCGTGTGACACCGCCGGCTGGGGGAGCGCCCTGAAGTCCGCCGACGCGGACGCCCACAAGCCGCTGACGGCGATCCGGACCGGGCAGCACGACTGCTTCGACCGGATGGTCTTCGAGGTGCCGACCGCCGGCGGCAAGCCGGTCGGCTACCGGATCGGTTATGTGAAGGAGCTGCACCAGGACGGTTCCGGCGACCTCATCAAGGTCGGCGGCGGGGCGATCCTGGAGATCCGGGTGGCGGCGCCGAGCTACGACCCGGGCACGGGCAGGACGACGTACCCGGGCAAGGCCGGCAAGCCGCTGCCGGGCGTGAACATCGCGGGCTACCGCTCCTTCAAGGACACCCGGTTCGCGGCCAGCTTCGAGGGGGACACGCAGATAGGTCTGGGAGTCGCCAAGCGGCTCCCGTTCCGGGTCACCCAGCAGAACAACCAGCTCGTCGTGGATGTCGCCCACTCCTGA
- a CDS encoding dihydrofolate reductase family protein — MRKLTYFVACSIDGFIGDPNGDASSMMRYVDEEFLEFLKTEYPETVSAEGRRVLDFHDAPNQKFDTVIQGRGSYRVGLDAGVTSPYGHLREYVASRGLGESPDPNVHLITEDLVGAVRALKAEEGGLGIWLCGGSQVAGALLDEVDELVIKTYPQIYGSGMPMFGTDFTVTDFTLDWVRTFDNGVLVRKYVRQR, encoded by the coding sequence TTGCGCAAGCTCACCTACTTCGTGGCCTGCTCGATCGACGGCTTCATCGGCGACCCGAACGGTGACGCGTCGTCGATGATGCGGTATGTCGACGAGGAGTTCCTGGAGTTCCTGAAGACGGAATACCCGGAGACCGTCTCGGCCGAGGGCCGCCGCGTACTGGACTTCCACGACGCGCCGAACCAGAAGTTCGACACGGTGATCCAGGGGCGCGGCAGCTACCGGGTGGGACTGGACGCCGGCGTCACCAGCCCGTACGGCCACCTCCGCGAGTACGTGGCCTCCCGCGGCCTCGGCGAGTCGCCCGACCCGAACGTACACCTGATCACCGAGGACCTGGTCGGCGCCGTCCGCGCCCTCAAGGCCGAGGAGGGCGGCCTGGGCATCTGGCTCTGCGGTGGCTCACAGGTGGCCGGCGCACTGCTCGACGAGGTCGACGAGCTGGTCATCAAGACCTACCCGCAGATCTACGGCTCCGGCATGCCGATGTTCGGCACGGACTTCACGGTCACGGACTTCACGCTGGACTGGGTCCGCACGTTCGACAACGGCGTTCTGGTGCGCAAGTACGTCCGGCAGCGCTGA
- a CDS encoding SMI1/KNR4 family protein, translating to MWKEAARAAWPDAEFAPPVAPGDLTDAEHRLGCGLPAELTGLLRETDGVVGPYGIDAVWPLERIVEQNLRFRSDHSLAELYMPFDALLFFGDNGGGDQFAFVRTPPRPDVFVWEHEDDSRRWAARDLRDYLRRCLAADGEDWYR from the coding sequence ATGTGGAAAGAAGCGGCCCGCGCCGCGTGGCCCGACGCCGAATTCGCGCCCCCTGTGGCCCCGGGTGACCTGACGGACGCGGAGCACCGCCTCGGGTGCGGCCTGCCGGCCGAGCTGACCGGGCTGCTCCGGGAGACGGACGGGGTCGTGGGGCCGTACGGGATCGATGCCGTATGGCCCCTGGAGCGCATCGTCGAGCAGAACCTCCGCTTCCGGTCCGACCACTCGCTCGCCGAGCTGTACATGCCCTTCGACGCGTTGCTGTTCTTCGGCGACAACGGGGGCGGTGACCAGTTCGCCTTCGTCCGCACTCCCCCGCGGCCGGACGTCTTCGTGTGGGAGCACGAGGACGACAGCCGGCGGTGGGCCGCCCGGGACCTGCGCGACTATCTGCGACGGTGCCTCGCGGCGGACGGCGAGGACTGGTACCGGTAG
- a CDS encoding cytochrome c oxidase assembly protein: MDHGGHGMNMDLPPFTLGRGMEFGGDPFFLIGCLVGLGLYGWAVLRLRRRGDHWPVARTVAWVIGVLTVALVMCTKLNDYGMVMFSVHMVQHMVISMLSPILLLLGGPVTLALRALPAAGRGRKGPRELLVALLHSRYMRVITHAAFTIPMFIASLYALYFTPLFDFLMQSRAGHIAMMVHFLAVGLVFFWPIMGVDPGPHRPGYVMRMLELFAGMPFHAFFGIALMMGTETMIKTFENPPASLGIDALSDQSAAGGIAWAFSEIPSVLVLVALLYQWYKSEERQNQRKDRAAARDGDQELAAYNAYLASLQARGQQGGAR, translated from the coding sequence ATGGATCACGGCGGGCACGGCATGAACATGGATCTGCCGCCGTTCACGCTGGGGCGCGGCATGGAGTTCGGCGGGGACCCGTTCTTCCTGATCGGCTGCCTGGTGGGGCTGGGGCTGTACGGCTGGGCCGTGCTGCGGCTGCGGCGGCGCGGCGACCACTGGCCGGTGGCCCGGACGGTCGCCTGGGTCATCGGTGTGCTGACCGTGGCGCTGGTGATGTGCACCAAGCTGAACGACTACGGCATGGTCATGTTCAGCGTGCACATGGTGCAGCACATGGTGATCAGCATGCTGTCGCCGATCCTGCTGCTGCTCGGTGGGCCGGTGACGCTGGCGCTGCGCGCGCTGCCGGCCGCCGGCCGGGGCCGCAAGGGGCCCCGCGAGCTGCTGGTGGCGCTGCTGCACAGCCGGTACATGCGGGTGATCACCCATGCGGCGTTCACCATCCCGATGTTCATCGCGAGCCTGTACGCGCTGTACTTCACGCCGCTCTTCGACTTCCTGATGCAGTCCCGGGCCGGGCACATCGCGATGATGGTGCACTTCCTGGCGGTGGGCCTGGTCTTCTTCTGGCCGATCATGGGCGTGGACCCGGGTCCGCACCGGCCCGGCTACGTGATGCGGATGCTGGAGCTGTTCGCGGGCATGCCCTTCCACGCGTTCTTCGGCATCGCCCTGATGATGGGCACCGAGACAATGATCAAGACGTTCGAGAACCCGCCGGCCTCCCTGGGCATCGACGCGCTCAGCGACCAGAGCGCGGCCGGCGGCATCGCCTGGGCCTTCAGCGAGATCCCGTCGGTGCTGGTGCTCGTGGCGCTGCTGTACCAGTGGTACAAGTCCGAGGAGCGCCAGAACCAGCGCAAGGACCGCGCGGCGGCGCGCGACGGCGACCAGGAGCTCGCGGCGTACAACGCCTACCTCGCCTCCCTCCAGGCCCGCGGCCAGCAGGGCGGCGCGAGGTGA
- a CDS encoding 6-phosphofructokinase codes for MRIGVLTSGGDCPGLNAVIRSVVHRATADHGDEVIGFRDGWKGLLECDYRKLDLDAVNGILARGGTILGSSRVQPAHLRDGVERARGHVADLGLDAIIPIGGEGTLKAARLLSDAGLPIVGVPKTIDNDIAATDVTFGFDTAVGVATDALDRLKTTAESHQRVLIVEVMGRHTGWIALHSGMAAGAHAIVVPERPFDVAELTRKVGERFEAGKKFAIVVVAEGAKPREGSMAFDEGGTDIYGHERFAGVARQLSLELERRLGKEARAVILGHVQRGGTPTAYDRVLATRFGWHAVEAAHDGAFGMMTALRGTDITLVPLAEAVESLKTVPGERYAEVDCVL; via the coding sequence ATGCGTATTGGTGTGCTCACCTCCGGGGGCGACTGCCCCGGGCTGAACGCCGTCATCCGCTCCGTCGTCCACCGAGCCACCGCCGACCACGGCGACGAGGTGATCGGGTTCCGGGACGGCTGGAAGGGCCTGCTGGAGTGCGACTACCGCAAGCTCGACCTGGACGCCGTGAACGGCATCCTGGCGCGCGGCGGCACCATCCTGGGCTCGTCCCGGGTGCAGCCCGCACACCTGCGGGACGGTGTGGAGCGGGCCCGCGGCCATGTGGCCGACCTGGGCCTGGACGCGATCATCCCGATCGGCGGCGAGGGGACGCTCAAGGCGGCCCGGCTGCTGTCCGACGCGGGCCTGCCGATCGTGGGCGTGCCCAAGACGATCGACAACGACATCGCCGCGACCGACGTCACCTTCGGCTTCGACACGGCGGTGGGCGTGGCCACCGACGCGCTGGACCGCCTGAAGACCACCGCGGAGTCGCACCAGCGGGTACTGATCGTCGAGGTCATGGGCCGGCACACGGGCTGGATCGCGCTGCACTCCGGGATGGCGGCGGGCGCGCACGCCATCGTGGTGCCGGAGCGCCCGTTCGACGTGGCGGAGCTGACCCGCAAGGTCGGTGAGCGTTTCGAGGCGGGCAAGAAGTTCGCGATCGTGGTGGTCGCCGAGGGCGCGAAGCCGCGCGAGGGCTCGATGGCCTTCGACGAGGGCGGCACCGACATCTACGGGCACGAGCGGTTCGCCGGGGTGGCCCGGCAGCTGTCCCTGGAGCTGGAGCGGCGGCTCGGCAAGGAGGCCCGCGCGGTGATCCTGGGCCACGTCCAGCGGGGCGGCACGCCGACCGCGTACGACCGGGTGCTGGCGACCCGCTTCGGGTGGCACGCGGTGGAGGCGGCGCACGACGGCGCGTTCGGCATGATGACGGCGCTGCGCGGCACGGACATCACGCTGGTGCCGCTGGCCGAGGCAGTGGAGTCGCTCAAGACCGTGCCCGGGGAACGCTACGCCGAGGTGGACTGCGTGCTGTAG
- a CDS encoding type 1 glutamine amidotransferase, which produces MSDNSLRLVWIYPDLLSTYGDQGNALVVERRARQRGLDVQRLDVRSDQQIPTSGDIYLIGGGEDRPQRLAAERLRRDGGLNRAVANGAIVFSVCAGYQILGHEFINDLGEREQGLGLLDVVSTRGEGERCVGDVLADIDPQLNLPPLTGFENHQGVTHLGQTARPFARVRFGKGNGVGDGYEGAYNDTVFGTYMHGPVMARNPHIADLLIKLALDVNALPPADDHWYEALRQERIAAATQPA; this is translated from the coding sequence ATGAGTGACAACAGCCTGCGGCTGGTGTGGATCTACCCGGACCTGCTGAGCACCTACGGGGACCAGGGCAACGCCCTGGTGGTGGAGCGCCGGGCCCGCCAGCGCGGGCTGGACGTCCAGCGCCTCGACGTCCGCTCCGACCAGCAGATCCCCACCTCCGGCGACATCTACCTGATCGGCGGTGGCGAGGACCGGCCGCAGCGGCTGGCGGCCGAGCGGCTGCGCCGCGACGGCGGTCTGAACCGCGCGGTCGCCAATGGCGCGATCGTCTTCTCGGTGTGCGCCGGCTACCAGATCCTGGGCCACGAGTTCATCAACGACCTCGGGGAGCGGGAGCAGGGCCTGGGCCTGCTGGACGTGGTGAGCACGCGCGGCGAGGGCGAGCGGTGCGTCGGTGACGTGCTGGCCGACATCGACCCGCAGCTGAACCTGCCGCCGCTGACCGGTTTCGAGAACCACCAGGGCGTGACCCACCTGGGGCAGACGGCCCGCCCGTTCGCCCGGGTCCGCTTCGGCAAGGGCAACGGCGTCGGCGACGGCTACGAGGGCGCGTACAACGACACCGTCTTCGGTACGTACATGCACGGCCCGGTCATGGCGCGCAACCCGCACATCGCCGACCTGCTGATCAAGCTGGCGCTGGACGTCAACGCGCTGCCGCCGGCCGACGACCACTGGTACGAGGCGCTGCGGCAGGAACGCATCGCCGCGGCCACGCAGCCCGCTTAA
- a CDS encoding MurT ligase domain-containing protein: MAGNTEPLSPRAKLAVTAGKAAAAVSRAAGRGSGSVIGGKVALRLDPDLLARLARHLDVVLVSATNGKTTTTRLIAEALRASGPVVSNALGANMPAGITSALAGGSDARFGVIEVDEKYLAGVARDVAPKAIALLNLSRDQLDRAAETRMLAERWREGLVGSKALIIANCDDPLIVWAASSSTNVVWVAAGQEWKDDAWSCPSCGGVMQRPGDDWFCAECGFRRPTPSWALSGDHVLDPHGSAWPIRLQLPGRANKANAATSAAVAAAFGVPPQVALERMYSVQAVAGRYDVVSFQQRDLRLLLAKNPAGWLETFSLIDPPPTPVILSVNARGADGTDTSWLWDVDYTRLAGHPIFVLGDRKLDLAVRLEVANLDFRVCDTLDEAVQMAPPGRIEVIANYTAFQDLRRRVGN, translated from the coding sequence ATGGCAGGCAACACGGAGCCGCTGTCGCCGCGGGCCAAGCTGGCCGTGACGGCGGGCAAAGCCGCGGCGGCGGTGTCGCGCGCGGCGGGGCGCGGCAGCGGATCGGTGATCGGCGGCAAGGTGGCGCTCCGGCTCGACCCCGACCTGCTGGCCCGGCTCGCCCGGCACCTGGACGTGGTGCTGGTGTCGGCGACCAACGGAAAGACGACGACGACCCGGCTGATCGCGGAGGCGCTGCGGGCCAGCGGCCCGGTGGTCTCCAACGCGCTCGGCGCCAACATGCCGGCGGGCATCACCTCCGCCCTGGCCGGCGGTTCCGACGCCCGCTTCGGCGTCATCGAGGTGGACGAGAAGTACCTGGCGGGCGTGGCGCGGGACGTGGCGCCCAAGGCCATAGCGCTGCTGAACCTCTCGCGCGACCAGCTCGACCGGGCCGCGGAGACGCGCATGCTGGCCGAGCGCTGGCGCGAGGGCCTGGTCGGCTCCAAGGCGCTGATCATCGCCAACTGCGACGACCCGCTGATCGTGTGGGCGGCCTCGTCGTCGACGAACGTGGTGTGGGTCGCGGCGGGCCAGGAGTGGAAGGACGACGCCTGGTCCTGCCCATCGTGCGGCGGCGTGATGCAGCGCCCCGGCGACGACTGGTTCTGCGCCGAGTGCGGCTTCCGGCGGCCCACGCCGAGCTGGGCGCTGTCCGGCGACCACGTACTCGACCCGCACGGCAGCGCCTGGCCGATCCGGCTCCAGCTGCCGGGCCGGGCCAACAAGGCCAACGCCGCCACGTCGGCGGCGGTCGCCGCGGCGTTCGGCGTACCCCCGCAGGTGGCCCTGGAGCGGATGTACTCCGTGCAGGCCGTCGCCGGCCGCTACGACGTCGTCTCGTTCCAGCAGCGCGATCTGCGCCTGCTGCTGGCGAAGAACCCGGCGGGCTGGCTGGAGACGTTCTCGCTGATCGACCCGCCGCCCACCCCGGTGATCCTGTCGGTGAACGCGCGCGGCGCGGACGGCACGGACACCTCCTGGCTGTGGGACGTGGACTACACCCGGCTGGCCGGGCACCCGATCTTCGTGCTCGGTGACCGCAAGCTCGACCTGGCGGTCCGCCTGGAGGTCGCGAACCTGGACTTCCGGGTCTGTGACACGCTGGACGAGGCGGTACAGATGGCGCCTCCGGGCCGTATCGAAGTGATCGCCAACTACACGGCCTTCCAGGACCTCCGCAGGCGCGTGGGCAACTGA
- the def gene encoding peptide deformylase, producing the protein MRSRSIPGSSGRPRPLRLLGDPALTGACEEVTAFDAGLAELVEDMFATMYAARGVGLAANQIGVPLRVFVYDCPDDEDRRHLGHLVNPRLVEADGVVVRGPEGCLSVPGIEAGTPRHDHAVVEGFSVTGEPRTVSGTGFFARCLQHECDHLAGGLYLDHLTGLRRRRALRAAARAPWAGERAAEA; encoded by the coding sequence ATGCGTTCCCGCTCGATCCCCGGCAGCTCCGGCCGCCCGCGTCCCTTGCGCCTCCTCGGCGACCCGGCCCTGACCGGCGCCTGCGAGGAGGTCACCGCCTTCGACGCCGGCCTCGCCGAACTCGTCGAGGACATGTTCGCGACGATGTACGCGGCCCGCGGTGTCGGCCTGGCGGCCAACCAGATCGGGGTGCCGCTGCGGGTGTTCGTCTACGACTGCCCGGACGACGAGGACCGCCGGCACCTCGGACACCTCGTCAACCCGCGGCTGGTGGAGGCCGACGGCGTCGTCGTACGCGGTCCCGAGGGCTGTCTGTCGGTGCCCGGCATCGAGGCCGGTACGCCGCGTCACGACCATGCGGTGGTGGAGGGGTTCAGTGTGACGGGCGAGCCGCGCACCGTCTCCGGCACCGGCTTCTTCGCCCGCTGCCTCCAGCACGAGTGCGACCACCTGGCGGGCGGTCTCTACCTCGACCACCTCACCGGTCTGCGCCGCCGCCGTGCCCTGCGGGCGGCGGCCCGGGCGCCGTGGGCGGGGGAGCGGGCGGCGGAGGCTTAG
- a CDS encoding TetR family transcriptional regulator translates to MENTQYNGRQRATAVEQPAAGHDAAAAPPDPARRQQTATERRRRELLEAADRVVLRDGPDASMNAIAAEAGITKPILYRHFGDKGGLYRALAVRHTDALLDGLRAALDSPVPRRDRVEATLDTYLTAIETRPQVYRFLMHPAEEKPDEKPGADKDTGFDVGRHSAPLLRRLGEELAEVIGERLDLGPGGEELARVWGHGIVGMMHAAGDWWLRERPCSRAQLVQHLADLLWGRLAAAGDRLGGPGF, encoded by the coding sequence ATGGAGAACACGCAGTACAACGGCCGGCAGCGGGCCACCGCGGTGGAGCAGCCCGCCGCGGGGCACGACGCCGCGGCGGCCCCGCCGGACCCGGCCCGGCGGCAGCAGACGGCGACCGAGCGCCGGCGCCGCGAACTGCTGGAGGCCGCCGACCGGGTGGTGCTGCGCGACGGCCCGGACGCCTCGATGAACGCCATCGCGGCGGAGGCCGGCATCACCAAGCCGATCCTCTACCGGCACTTCGGCGACAAGGGCGGCCTCTATCGGGCCTTGGCGGTACGGCACACCGACGCCCTGCTGGACGGGCTGCGGGCCGCGCTGGACTCCCCCGTACCGCGCCGGGACCGCGTGGAGGCGACGCTCGACACGTACCTGACGGCGATCGAGACCCGTCCGCAGGTCTACCGGTTCCTGATGCACCCCGCCGAAGAGAAACCGGACGAGAAACCGGGGGCCGACAAGGACACCGGCTTCGACGTCGGCCGGCACTCCGCGCCGCTGCTGCGCCGGCTCGGCGAGGAACTGGCCGAGGTCATAGGCGAGCGGCTGGACCTGGGACCGGGCGGCGAGGAGCTGGCCCGCGTCTGGGGCCACGGCATCGTCGGCATGATGCACGCGGCCGGCGACTGGTGGCTGCGCGAACGCCCGTGCTCGCGGGCGCAGTTGGTCCAGCACCTGGCCGACCTGCTGTGGGGACGGCTGGCGGCGGCCGGGGACCGGCTGGGCGGGCCGGGGTTCTGA
- a CDS encoding acyl-CoA dehydrogenase family protein, whose amino-acid sequence MAEFTMELSDEQKEVRDWIHGFAADVMRPAAAEWDEREETPWPVIQEAAKIGLYSLDFYAQQFFDPTGLGIPMAMEELFWGDAGIGLSIVGTGLAAVGVLANGTEEQIGTWIPQMYGDADDVKVAAFCSSEPDAGSDVSAMRTRAVYDEAKDEWVLNGTKTWATNGGIASVHVVVAVVDPDLGPKGHASFIIPPDTPGLSQGQKFKKHGIRASHTAEVVLEDVRVPGHCLLGGKEKLDERLARARERAKNPGGERVKNAAMATFEASRPAVGAQAVGIARAAYEVALDYAKTRVQFGRPIIDNQGVAFQLADMRTQIDAARLLVWRASWMATTGKPFTSAEGSMSKLFAGETAKKVTAQAMQILGGNGYTREYPVERMHRDAAIYSIFEGTSEIQRLVIARTVAGVPIR is encoded by the coding sequence ATGGCCGAGTTCACCATGGAGCTGAGCGACGAGCAGAAGGAGGTCCGGGACTGGATCCACGGCTTCGCCGCCGACGTGATGCGCCCCGCGGCCGCCGAGTGGGACGAGCGCGAGGAGACCCCCTGGCCCGTCATCCAGGAAGCGGCCAAAATCGGCCTGTACTCGCTCGACTTCTACGCCCAGCAGTTCTTCGACCCGACCGGCCTCGGCATCCCCATGGCCATGGAGGAGCTGTTCTGGGGCGACGCCGGCATCGGGCTGTCGATCGTCGGCACCGGCCTGGCCGCCGTCGGCGTGCTGGCCAACGGCACCGAGGAGCAGATCGGCACCTGGATCCCCCAGATGTACGGCGACGCCGACGACGTGAAGGTGGCCGCCTTCTGCTCCTCCGAACCGGACGCGGGCTCCGACGTGTCCGCGATGCGCACCCGCGCCGTCTACGACGAGGCCAAGGACGAATGGGTGCTCAACGGCACCAAGACCTGGGCGACCAACGGCGGTATCGCGAGCGTCCACGTCGTCGTCGCGGTCGTCGACCCCGACCTCGGCCCCAAGGGCCACGCCTCCTTCATCATCCCGCCGGACACCCCCGGCCTCTCCCAGGGTCAGAAGTTCAAGAAGCACGGCATCCGCGCCTCGCACACCGCCGAGGTCGTCCTGGAGGACGTACGCGTGCCCGGCCACTGCCTGCTCGGCGGCAAGGAGAAGCTGGACGAGCGGCTGGCGCGGGCGCGGGAGCGCGCGAAGAACCCCGGCGGAGAACGCGTGAAGAACGCCGCGATGGCCACCTTCGAGGCGTCCCGCCCGGCCGTCGGCGCCCAGGCCGTCGGCATCGCCCGCGCCGCGTACGAGGTGGCGCTCGACTACGCCAAGACCCGCGTCCAGTTCGGCCGCCCGATCATCGACAACCAGGGCGTCGCCTTCCAGCTGGCCGATATGCGCACCCAGATCGACGCCGCCCGCCTCCTGGTCTGGCGCGCCTCCTGGATGGCCACCACCGGCAAGCCGTTCACCTCCGCCGAGGGCTCCATGTCCAAGCTCTTCGCCGGCGAGACCGCCAAGAAGGTCACCGCCCAGGCGATGCAGATCCTCGGCGGCAACGGCTACACCCGCGAGTACCCGGTCGAGCGGATGCACAGGGACGCCGCGATTTACAGCATCTTCGAGGGCACGAGCGAGATCCAGCGGCTGGTCATCGCCAGGACGGTGGCGGGGGTGCCGATCCGGTAG